Proteins encoded in a region of the Vicia villosa cultivar HV-30 ecotype Madison, WI linkage group LG5, Vvil1.0, whole genome shotgun sequence genome:
- the LOC131605697 gene encoding berberine bridge enzyme-like 21, with the protein MDKSYVLQFLSVIILFVLQFSNSHAASSSESIYVTFLQCLKNHTTPQDQVSNIVYAQTNASYTSIFEAFARNGRFKFNTPSNIFKPSLIITPLHENHIQATILCSKTIGLHLKIRSGGHDFDSISYISNSPFILLDMFNFQNVTVDIQNKTAVIQAGASLGQLYYSIYEKSKVHGFPGGVCPTVGIGGQLSGAGYGVMLRKFGLSSDQVIDAKIIDANGRILDKSTMGEDLFWAIRGGGGASFGVILSYTVKLVSVPEKVTVFTIDKSLDKNVLDVIVQWQQVAPNTDDRLFMRLLMQPVNGEKTVNVSIKALFLGDADEAVTLLGKEFPLLGVKKEDCSEVSWIEAVYYWANYDDGAPLKALLDRSYYTVHSSKRKSDYVKSPISKEGWKWIMKKMLENERVELDFNPYGGKMSEINSNATAFPHRAGNLYKIQYTVKWERPEAGLENNFLSQIRKMYSYMTPFVSKNPRSAYLNYRDLDIGINNHGKDEYNEGVVYGKKYFGENFERLVKVKTEVDPENFFWNEQSIPTLPNKA; encoded by the coding sequence ATGGATAAATCATATGTTCTGCAATTTCTTTCTGTTATAATTCTATTTGTTCTACAATTTTCAAATTCTCATGCAGCCTCATCAAGTGAGTCCATTTATGTAACTTTTCTTCAATGTCTTAAAAACCACACAACACCACAAGATCAAGTTTCCAACATAGTTTATGCCCAAACCAATGCTTCATACACCTCTATCTTTGAAGCCTTTGCTAGAAATGGTAGGTTCAAGTTCAACACCCCCTCCAATATATTCAAACCATCACTTATCATCACCCCTCTGCATGAAAACCATATACAAGCCACTATACTTTGCTCCAAAACCATTggtcttcatctcaaaatcagaagtGGAGGCCATGATTTCGACAGTATTTCGTATATATCGAACTCACCCTTTATTTTGCTTGACATGTTTAATTTTCAGAATGTCACTGTCGATATACAAAACAAGACCGCGGTGATTCAAGCGGGTGCAAGTCTTGGACAGCTCTATTATAGTATATATGAGAAGAGTAAGGTTCATGGCTTTCCTGGTGGCGTTTGTCCAACTGTTGGTATTGGTGGACAATTGAGTGGAGCAGGTTATGGTGTCATGTTGAGAAAATTTGGTTTATCTAGTGATCAGGTCATCGATGCTAAAATCATTGATGCCAATGGTAGAATTCTTGATAAGAGTACTATGGGAGAAGATCTGTTTTGGGCTATTCGAGGTGGTGGAGGAGCAAGTTTTGGTGTCATATTATCATACACTGTTAAACTTGTTTCGGTACCGGAAAAGGTTACAGTTTTTACAATTGACAAGAGTTTGGACAAGAATGTTCTTGACGTTATTGTCCAATGGCAACAAGTTGCACCAAACACTGATGACAGGCTTTTCATGAGACTACTTATGCAGCCAGTGAATGGTGAGAAAACGGTGAATGTTTCGATTAAGGCTTTGTTTCTTGGAGATGCGGATGAAGCTGTGACATTATTAGGGAAAGAGTTTCCTTTGTTGGGAGTAAAGAAGGAAGATTGTTCTGAAGTGAGTTGGATTGAAGCTGTTTATTATTGGGCTAATTACGATGATGGTGCTCCTTTAAAAGCACTTCTTGATAGAAGCTATTACACAGTGCATTCCAGCAAGAGAAAATCTGATTATGTGAAGTCACCAATTTCAAAAGAAGGGTGGAAATGGATAATGAAAAAGATGCTTGAGAATGAAAGAGTTGAGCTTGATTTCAATCCTTATGGAGGAAAAATGAGTGAGATAAATTCTAATGCTACTGCTTTTCCTCACCGTGCAGGGAATCTGTATAAAATTCAATATACTGTGAAATGGGAAAGACCAGAAGCTGGTTTGGAAAATAACTTTTTAAGTCAGATTCGAAAGATGTATAGTTACATGACACCATTTGTGTCAAAGAATCCAAGAAGTGCTTATTTGAATTACAGAGACCTTGATATTGGTATCAATAATCATGGTAAGGATGAATACAATGAAGGAGTGGTTTATGGAAAGAAATActttggtgaaaactttgagaGGTTGGTTAAGGTTAAGACTGAAGTTGATCCTGAAAACTTTTTCTGGAATGAACAAAGTATCCCAACACTGCCAAACAAGGCATAG